The Streptomyces noursei ATCC 11455 sequence GTGCTCATCGCTCAGGTTCGCCTCGATCCGGAGGGTCGAAGGGGTCGTTCCGCACGTCACACCCGGCGGTCCCGGGGCCCGCCGCCGGCGGTGACCTGGAGATGTCGGAGATGTCGCGTCGTCCTCGGCCGGCGCACGCCGGCGTCCGGGCCCCCGTCCTCCTCCTCCAGCAGACCAGCTCCGGCCCGATCGTGCGCGCCGAAGGGCCGGCGGAAGGGGCGCGGGGGCCGGGTCGACGACCACCGGCCCCCTTCCGCCCGCGCCGCGGTTTCGGGTGCGGCCCGGGTCAGTCGGCCGCGTACACCCGTGCCCCGCCGACGTACGTCTGGAGGACGGTGGCCCGGCCGATCTCCTGGGGCGGGGCGGTGAAGATGTCCCGGTCGAGGACGACCAGGTCGGCGAGGTGGCCGACCTGGAGCGTGCCGGCGTCGTCGAGGCCGTTGACGTGCGCCGAGCCCGCGGTGTAGGCGGCGACGGCGGTCGTGAGGTCGAGGCGCTGCTCGGGGAGGAAGACCCGGTCGTCGGTGGCGTCGGGCTCCTGGCGGTTGACGGCGACATGGAGGCCGGCGAGCGGGTCGGGGCTGCTGACGGGCCAGTCGCTGCCGGCCGCGAGGGTGGCGCCGGCCCGCAGCAGGGCGCCGAACGGGTACTGCCAGCCGGCGCGTTCGGGACCGAGGAAGGGGATGGTCAGCTCGTCCATCTGGGGTTCGTGGGCGGCCCAGAGCGGCTGGATGTTGGCGATGGCGCCCAGTCGGGCGAAGCGGTCGAGGTCGTCGGGGTGGACGACCTGGAGGTGGGCGAGGTGGTGCCGGGCGGTGCGGCGGCCGTTGGCCGCGCGGGCCGCCTCGATGGCGTCGAGGGCCTCGCGGACGGCGCGGTCGCCGAGGGCGTGGAAGTGGACCTGGAAGTCCAGTGCGTCGAGTGCGGTGACGTACTGGCGCAGCGCCGTGGGGTCGACGAAGCTCAGGCCGGTTTTGGTGGTCGCACAGCCGCAGGCGTCGAGGTAGGGGCTGGTCATGGCGGCGGTGAAGTTCTCGGCGATGCCGTCCTGCATGATCTTGACCGCGCCGGCCCGGAACCTTCCGTGGGCCAACTCGGCCCGCCGCGCGATGAGTTCGGGGATCTGCTCGGCGTCGCGGGCGCGGTCCCACCAGAGCGCGCCGGTGACACGCGCGGTCAGGCTGCCCTCGCGGGCGGCGGTCAGATAGGCGTCCGACGGGTCGGCCTGCCCGTGGAAGGCGCCGAGCAGGGCGTCCTGCCAGCCGGTGATGCCGAGGGAGTGCAGCAGTTCCTGGGCGCGCAGCAGGCCGGCCAGGCGGTCAGCGGCGGTCCGCTGCGGCAGGAGCGCGGCGAACAGGCCGGTGGCGCCCTCCTGGAGGACACCGCTCGGCGTGCCGTCGCTCTCGCGCTCGATCCGGCCGTCGGACGGGTCGGGGGTGTCCTTGGTGATACCGGCCAGTTCGAGCGCGCGGGTGTTGACCCAGGCGCCGTGGTGGTCGCGGTTGGGGAGGTAGACCGGGCGGTCCGGTACCACGGAGTCGAGGAGTTGGCGGGTCGGCAGGCCGCCGGCGAAGCTCTCCAGCGACCAGCCGCCGCCGGTGATCCAGGTCCGCTCGGGGTGGGCGTCGGCGAACTCGCGGATCCGCCGCAGGGAGGCTTCGGCGTCGTTCGTTCCGGTGAGGTCGCACTCGGCGAGCTCCAGGCCGCCGAAGACGGCGTGGACGTGTGCGTCCTGGAAGCCGGGCAGCAGCAACTTGCCGCTGAGGTCGACCACTTCGGTTCCGGGGCCGATCAGCTCCCGGACCTCGTCGTGGCCGACGGCGGTGATCCGCTCGCCGGTGACGGCCAGGCTGCTGGCCCGGGTACGGGCGGCGTCCCCGGTGTGCACGGGGCCGTGGGTGAAGACCAGGTCGGCCTTGGGCATGGAGGGTACTCCAGTCGGGTCGGCGGACCGGGTGCGGTCCGCGGCGGTACGGCGGTACGGCGATACAAGCAGTACAGGGGGAGGCGGATCGGGGGGCGGTTATTCGGTCGGTGCCGGCGCCCCCTGGTCCGGCCGCCCGGTGAAGTACGGGGCGCGCCGGTGCCAGCGGGACCAGGCGGCGGCCAGCAGGCCCGAGACGAGCATCAACGCGACCACCGCGAGCTCGAACCAGCCGTTGTCGGCGGCGAGTTCGAAGTGGTCCGTCGACCGGTAGAAGTCCCAGGAGAGGTATCCGCCGACGGCGAGCAGGACGAGCGCGCCGAGCAGTGGTGCCACGACGACGCGCAGCGCCTCGGCGGGCGCGGTGCGCAGCAGCGCGCGGAAGTGCACCGCGGCGGCGAGCGCGGTGAGGGCGTAGTAGAGCGCGACGACGATGCCGATGGCGTTGACCGCGGCGGAGATCAGCGCGCCGACGGTCGGGATGACCAGCGACAGCACCGCGAGGACGCTCGCGATCGCGGTGATCAGCAGGGTGCCGGCGGCGGGCGTCCGGTAGCGGGGGTGGAGCCGGGTCCACACCCGGCCGAGCGTGCCGTCGCGGCCCATCGCGTACATCCCGCGCGCCGTGGGGATGACCGCGGCCTGGAGCGACGCCGCTGCCGAGAAGGTCAGGGCGATCAACGGCAGTGCGGCGAGCGGCTGATGGGCCAGTTTGGCGCCGAAGTAGGTGAGCCCGTGCGCGCCGTTGTCGGCCAACTCGCCCAACGGGAGCACCCGTTGGAAGGCGGTGCCGGCGAAGACGAAGAGCAGCATCATGATCGCCAGGGCCAGGAAGCCGCCGCGGGAGGCGTCCCGCGCGGTGCGGACCTCCTCGCCGACGCTGAAGACCGATTCGAAGCCCCAGTAGCAGAACACCGCCAGCACCATGCCCTGGGCGAGCGCCTCCAGCGAGGGGAGGGCGAACGGGTCGAACCACTCCATCGAGAACGGCTGGTCGCCGGCTATCAGGCCGTAGCCGCAGAAGCCGAGCAGCACCGCGTACTCGAAGACCAGCAGATACCGCTGGAGCCGGGCGGCGAGGTCGAGGCCCCGGACGGCGACCAGGGCGGCGGCGATCAGGACGACCAGGCCGATCAGGGTCGACTGGAGCGTGGAGTCCGGGTCGAGCGCGAGGCCGCCGACGCGGTGGACGGCGGCCTCGCCGAGGAGCTGGAGCACGGCCGAGCCGGTGACGGCGGTGGTGTAGGCCATGAAGACGACGGTGCCGACGACGTTGACCCAGCCGGTCAGGAAGCCCAACCAGGGGTTGAGGATGCGCCCCACCCAGCGGTAGCTGCTGCCGGCGTCGGGTTCGACGCGGTTGAGGCGCCCGTACGCGCCGGCGATGGCGAGCACCGGCAGGAAGGCCACCAGCATGATCGCCGGCAGGTGCAGACCGACGACCCCGGCCATCAGGCCCAGACCGATGCCGATGCTGCTGGTGGCCGCGGTGCTCGACGCGGCGATCACCACGGCGCCACCGACCCCGAGCGACCGTTCCATGGCGGCCGGACGGTCGCCGCTTTCCGTTCCCCGGCCCGTGCTCGTGCCCTTGACCTTGGCTGTCAATGGATCACCGCCGTACTCGTGTGGAATCCGACCGGATGGCCGGTTGGCTGGACATGAAAGCCCTCGCGCACTTCACACGTCAATGACGTTGTCATAAGGTGCGGGGCCATGGCCGAACGAGTGGTTCCCGAGCCGCAGCGGCGACGCCGGAGGCCGACCAGGCAGGGCGTCGTCCTCTCCCGACAGCTGATCGTCGACACCGCGCTGCGGCTGGTCGCCCAGCACGGCGC is a genomic window containing:
- a CDS encoding amidohydrolase, encoding MPKADLVFTHGPVHTGDAARTRASSLAVTGERITAVGHDEVRELIGPGTEVVDLSGKLLLPGFQDAHVHAVFGGLELAECDLTGTNDAEASLRRIREFADAHPERTWITGGGWSLESFAGGLPTRQLLDSVVPDRPVYLPNRDHHGAWVNTRALELAGITKDTPDPSDGRIERESDGTPSGVLQEGATGLFAALLPQRTAADRLAGLLRAQELLHSLGITGWQDALLGAFHGQADPSDAYLTAAREGSLTARVTGALWWDRARDAEQIPELIARRAELAHGRFRAGAVKIMQDGIAENFTAAMTSPYLDACGCATTKTGLSFVDPTALRQYVTALDALDFQVHFHALGDRAVREALDAIEAARAANGRRTARHHLAHLQVVHPDDLDRFARLGAIANIQPLWAAHEPQMDELTIPFLGPERAGWQYPFGALLRAGATLAAGSDWPVSSPDPLAGLHVAVNRQEPDATDDRVFLPEQRLDLTTAVAAYTAGSAHVNGLDDAGTLQVGHLADLVVLDRDIFTAPPQEIGRATVLQTYVGGARVYAAD
- a CDS encoding APC family permease, whose translation is MERSLGVGGAVVIAASSTAATSSIGIGLGLMAGVVGLHLPAIMLVAFLPVLAIAGAYGRLNRVEPDAGSSYRWVGRILNPWLGFLTGWVNVVGTVVFMAYTTAVTGSAVLQLLGEAAVHRVGGLALDPDSTLQSTLIGLVVLIAAALVAVRGLDLAARLQRYLLVFEYAVLLGFCGYGLIAGDQPFSMEWFDPFALPSLEALAQGMVLAVFCYWGFESVFSVGEEVRTARDASRGGFLALAIMMLLFVFAGTAFQRVLPLGELADNGAHGLTYFGAKLAHQPLAALPLIALTFSAAASLQAAVIPTARGMYAMGRDGTLGRVWTRLHPRYRTPAAGTLLITAIASVLAVLSLVIPTVGALISAAVNAIGIVVALYYALTALAAAVHFRALLRTAPAEALRVVVAPLLGALVLLAVGGYLSWDFYRSTDHFELAADNGWFELAVVALMLVSGLLAAAWSRWHRRAPYFTGRPDQGAPAPTE